The genomic region GGCCGCCTGACCTCCTGCACCGTACGCGCTGGGGCGTGTGGACGGGAGCCCCCCGCAGGTCGCGGATCAGGGCGATACGGACAGCGTGTCGTACTCCACCGGGTGGGCGAGGGACAGCCCTGCGGCCACCCCCAGCACCTCGTCCACGGCAGCGGCGCCCCGCCGCGTGGGCTCTCCGCCGAGCGAGCCCGCGATGTGCGGGGTCAGCACCACGTTGGGCAGATCGCCCCAGCGATGAGGCGGCGGCCAGCGATGAGGCGGTCGCCGTCGGCACGCCCTTGTCGGCCCTGCAGGATCATCGCCGACGTGTACTCCGTGACCGGGATCGCGTTGCCCCAGGCCGCCGAGCCCGGATGCCCCGCTCGAAGCCGGCCCTGTCCAGGTGCCCCTTGACCGTGCCCGCCGCGTGCAGCTCGACAGGCAGCCGTGGCGCCAGGGCCAGTACATCGGCGTCCACCCGTGGACAGCCCCGGCCGGTCAGCGGGATGTCGGCCCTGACGAGCGCGGCACGCGCGTGCCGAGCGGAACTCCCGCAGCGGCGGCCCCGGCTCGATCTCGCAGCGCGCCGAGCTCGGCGACCGCGGTGATCGCTCCGGGCGGGCGCGGACGTCGCGGGGGAAGAGCCGGTCGGGCAGGTGCCCGGCCATGGCCGCCGCCACGAGCGACTGCCCGTCCCCCGCCGGGTCGTTCACCGGGCTGCCCAGAGCAGCCCGCGCGTGGTGAGCGCCCTTACGGTGGGCTCGCGCAAGTCGTCCGGCCGGTGCCCCAGGGCGGAGAAGAAGACGCGCCCCCGCCCCCACTGCCTGGTCCATACGACGGGCATGCTGACCGGCCGCTCGCCCTGCCCCGCGGCGCCCGGAGCGACGGTGGTGGACGCGAGTACCGTGCTGAACGCGTCGGTCAGCATCCAGTACTGCTCGGTGACCACCGTCATGTCGGGCAGCCCGGCGACGACCGGGTGCTCCCGGTGCTCCGGCTCGACACGGACCCGGTACTCCAGGAACTCCTCCGGATGGTGCAGGAACAGGCCGCCGACCATGCGCAGGTACGCGGGACTGTCGTAGAACGTCGCCACCACGCCGCCGTGCCAGCCGGCGAAGCCGGTGCCCGCCTCGACGGCCGAGACGAGCCCCGCGCTCTGCTCCTCGGTCAGCCGGCCCTCGCTCCAGCACTGCACGACGAGATCGGTCCGCGCCATCAGGTCCGCGTCCGCGTAGACCTCAAGGTCCTCCCGCA from Streptomyces sp. NBC_00878 harbors:
- a CDS encoding ThuA domain-containing protein — protein: MDRRPRDPLMAAARTALVVRGGWEGHSPRECTDLFLPALADAGFAVTVREDLEVYADADLMARTDLVVQCWSEGRLTEEQSAGLVSAVEAGTGFAGWHGGVVATFYDSPAYLRMVGGLFLHHPEEFLEYRVRVEPEHREHPVVAGLPDMTVVTEQYWMLTDAFSTVLASTTVAPGAAGQGERPVSMPVVWTRQWGRGRVFFSALGHRPDDLREPTVRALTTRGLLWAAR